From the genome of Impatiens glandulifera chromosome 9, dImpGla2.1, whole genome shotgun sequence, one region includes:
- the LOC124916531 gene encoding uncharacterized protein LOC124916531 — MWSLRWWRKRLFVLAFMLLSALFASFGLLILTLRSVDFSPEIDFPNTTYLEGIKSAESPISAPKIAKEEAKRCATVEEMGDNFGRGSSEENLRVRKIIQRHFDLNGASRVRDLPPEQFCRHGFVLGKASEAGFGNEMYKILTGAALSIMFNRSLIIGQTRDKYPFGDYISYSNVSFTLREVKHLWRHNGCFKKFGRHLNIRTDDFLKPTKTGVLCSNWKEWKQPIIWLQNTTDAVAAQFFLKNVHAEIQSAAFNLFGEPGNLSHRPNVFGELMRVLISPSIGIEEAVNWVIGTGPDPDITLHMRMLMNKSPRAVHAAVNCIKKAVHNLQISSKPKVVLVSDTPSLISEISQSLGDFAEVIHFDYKMFGGNMSMKLSGERGPDFRVKDWGPAPRWVAFVDFFLASRARYSVVAGAHRRVGTTFAQLVAALAAANRLSENFSAGSDFLFLSSFQSNLLSEGLKNQIGWGHVWNRFSGPLSCRNQPNQCALTPFLPPAWWDGLWQSPIPRDINRMQAYGVRLSGFGTFDDSHLQSFCNSRKKQSVNIIPII, encoded by the exons ATGTGGTCTCTGCGATGGTGGAGGAAGCGTCTCTTCGTATTGGCTTTTATGCTACTATCCGCTCTCTTTGCCTCTTTCGGTCTCTTGATTCTCACTCTAAGGTCCGTTGATTTCTCGCCGGAAATCGACTTTCCCAATACAACATACCTCGAAGGAATCAAATCAGCAGAATCTCCCATCTCCGCCCCCAAGATCGCCAAAGAAGAAGCCAAAAGATGCGCTACGGTTGAAGAAATGGGCGACAACTTCGGTCGAGGATCTTCCGAGGAAAATCTCCGTGTTAGGAAAATTATCCAGCGTCACTTCGATCTTAACG GTGCTTCGAGAGTGAGGGATCTTCCCCCAGAGCAGTTCTGCAGGCATGGATTTGTGTTGGGGAAAGCATCAGAAGCTGGTTTTGGGAATGAGATGTACAAGATTTTGACTGGTGCAGCACTGAGCATAATGTTCAACAGATCGCTGATAATTGGGCAAACCAG GGATAAGTATCCTTTTGGAGACTACATATCTTATAGCAATGTCTCATTCACATTGAGAGAAGTCAAACATCTTTGGAGACACAATGGTTGCTTCAAGAAATTTGGAAGGCATCTGAATATAAGGACCGATGATTTCCTTAAGCCGACAAAGACTGGTGTACTTTGCAGCAATTGGAAAGAATGGAAACAGCCCATCATATG GTTACAGAACACAACGGATGCTGTGGCGGCTCAGTTTTTCTTGAAGAATGTCCATGCAGAAATACAAAGTGCtgcttttaatttatttggagaACCAGGAAATCTCTCGCATAGACCAAATGTATTCGGGGAGCTTATGAGGGTTCTCATATCTCCTTCCATAGGCATTGAGGAGGCGGTGAATTGGGTTATTGGTACTGGGCCTGACCCTGACATCACTCTGCACATGCGAATGCTGATGAATAA GTCCCCTAGAGCAGTGCATGCAGCTGTTAATTGCATTAAGAAGGCTGTCCACAATTTGCAAATCAGTTCGAAGCCTAAGGTTGTATTGGTTTCCGATACTCCTTCTTTGATAAGTGAAATATCTCAGAGCCTGGGAGATTTTGCAGAG GTCATTCATTTCGATTATAAAATGTTTGGAGGAAATATGTCTATGAAATTGAGTGGAGAGCGCGGTCCAGATTTCAGAGTCAAGGATTGGGGACCCGCTCCTCGGTGGGTCGCGTTTGTGGATTTCTTTCTTGCATCTCGAGCAAGATATTCAGTTGTAGCAGGAGCCCACCGACGCGTGGGGACAACCTTTGCTCAATTGGTTGCAGCATTAGCTGCTGCTAACAGACTCA GTGAGAATTTCTCTGCTGGTTCAGATTTTCTCTTCTTGAGTAGCTTCCAAAGTAATTTGCTGTCTGAAGGGTTGAAGAATCAAATCGGTTGGGGGCATGTTTGGAACAGGTTTTCCGGGCCTCTGAGTTGTCGGAACCAACCCAACCAGTGTGCTCTGACTCCATTTCTTCCCCCGGCTTGGTGGGATGGTCTTTGGCAGTCCCCTATTCCGCG